A genomic segment from Eulemur rufifrons isolate Redbay chromosome 19, OSU_ERuf_1, whole genome shotgun sequence encodes:
- the PAIP2B gene encoding polyadenylate-binding protein-interacting protein 2B translates to MNGSSVANTSPSVKSKEDQGLNGHDEKENPFAEYMWMENEEDFNRQVEEELQEQDFLDRCFQEMLDEEDQDWFIPSRDLPQAMGQLQQQLNGLSISDGHDSEDILSKSNLNPDAKEFIPGVKY, encoded by the exons ATGAATGGATCCAGTGTGGCAAATACATCACCTAGTGTAAAATCGAAAGAGGACCAAGGGTTAAATGGGCATGATGAGAAGGAAAACCCATTTGCAGAGTACATGTGGATGGAAAATGAGGAGGATTTCAACAGACag GTTGAGGAGGAGCTGCAGGAACAAGACTTTTTGGACCGCTGCTTCCAGGAGATGCTGGATGAAGAAGACCAAGACTGGTTTATTCCGTCACGAGACCTGCCTCAGGCCATGGGACAGCTGCAACAGCAGTTGAATGGACTGTCTATCAGTGATGGGCATGATTCTGAAGATATTTTG aGCAAAAGTAACCTGAACCCAGATGCCAAGGAGTTTATTCCAGGAGTGAAGTACTGA